A genomic stretch from Eptesicus fuscus isolate TK198812 chromosome 15, DD_ASM_mEF_20220401, whole genome shotgun sequence includes:
- the LOC129151734 gene encoding fibrous sheath CABYR-binding protein-like produces MPRLYHPRALKPLSPDTQRAISKYVLSLYGPLNDTRPEDQEPMEAEPKAPAQEVDEAPPVTPEVHPEEQEAELEAPPPPELSPPPAASPAAAVEPGPAPDETEAPPPLEEEPSLEPMLVPASEQELPVEGPAQGPKAPAQEAEAAPPVTPEVHPEEQEAELEAPPPPELSPPPAASPAAAVEPGPAPDETEAPPPLEEEPSLEPMLVPASEEELPVEGPAQGPLVKCAHPVIRAKLDIFLCFSFFLLLSFCSPWHDIIFHLLIFSILRFWGFFAFIIFFFLFLVFTFLLYNPV; encoded by the exons ATGCCCAGGCTCTACCATCCTCGAGCCTTGAAGCCGCTCAGTCCCGACACGCAGAGGGCAATTTCCAAGTATGTCTTGTCGCTCTATGGCCCTCTTAATGACACCAGGCCTGAAGACCAGGAGCCCAtggaggcagagcccaagg caccagcccaggaggtGGATGAGGCTCCTCCTGTCACACCGGAAGTCCATCCTGAGGAGCAGGAAGCAGAGCTGgaggcacctccacctccagagctctcaccacctccagcagcctctccagctgcagctgtggagccagggccggccccagacgaaactgaggccccacctccactggaggaagaaccctccctggagcccatgctggttcctgcctcagagcaggagctgcctgtggagggcccagctcaaggGCCCAAGG caccagcccaggaggcagaggcggctCCTCCTGTCACACCGGAAGTCCATCctgaggagcaggaggcagagctggaggcacctccacctccagagctttcaccacctccagcagcctctccagctgcagctgtggagccagggccggccccagacgAAACCgaggccccaccaccactggaggaagaaccctccctggagcccatgctggttcctgcctcagaggaggagctgcctgtggagggcccagctcaaggGCCCCTTGTTAAATGTGCTCACCCTGTAATAAGGGCAAAACTAgatattttcctttgcttttctttttttcttttgttgtctttttgttCTCCATGGCATGatataatttttcatcttttgatTTTCAGTATTTTGAGGTTTTGGGGattttttgcctttattattttcttttttctgtttttagtcTTCACTTTTCTATTGTATAATCCtgtttaa